Part of the Terriglobales bacterium genome, GCCCCACTCCAGCCCGCTTTTGGCTAGGGTGGGGCTTTTCGTCTCGAGCCACCGATCCTTTCAAAATCACGCTGAACTTGCGGAGGGAGCTTGCTGAGTACTGAATTGCTGAGTACTGAATTGCTGAGTGCTGACTGCTGAGTGTTGACTGCCGGCCCCCAGGCTACAACCCCAAATACGCCTCCCTGACCTTCTCATTACCCAGCAGCTCTTTCGAGGTTCCACTCATGGTGATGGCCCCGTTCTCAACCACGTAGCCGACATCGGACACACTCAGGCCATCGACCACATTCTGCTCAACAATCAAAACCGTCACACCACTCTGCCCGACCTCGCGAATCTTTTCGAAAACTTCCTCCACAATCTTGGGCGCCAGCCCCAGTGAAGGCTCGTCGAGCAGGAGCAGCTTGGGTTTCGACATCAAACCGCGCGCGATCGCCACCATCTGCTGTTCGCCGCCGGAGAGCGTTCCCGCCAGCTGGTTGCGTCGCTCCTTGAGCCGGGGAAACAGACTGAATTGCTCTTCCAGAAGATCCTTGATTTTCGGCCGCACCCGTCCAACATAACCCCCGAGAATCAGATTCTCCTCCACACTCATGTAGGGAAACAGCTGCCGCCCCTCGGGAACGTGGCTGATTCCGAGCTCCACGATCTCATGAGGAGGAATTCGGGCGAGTGAATGGCCTTCGAACTTCAGCTCACCATGCTTCAGCCGCACCAAGCCAGAGATCACGCGCAAAGTAGTCGTCTTGCCTGCACCGTTAGCGCCAATCAGCGTGACGATCTGCGCGGGATAGACTTTGAAGCTGATATTGAACAGCGCCTGAAAATCGCCATAGAACGCCCACACATCGTCGAGTTCGAGCAGTGGCTGGCTCACAGGCCCAGCTCCTTGTACTTCGGTCCCAGGTAGGCTTCGATGACCTGCGGCAGCCGCACTACCTCCTGCGGCTTGCCTTCGGCGATCAGCGTGCCATGGTCGAGCACCACCACGCGGTCGGCAGCCCGCATCACGACCTGCATGACATGTTCGACGCCGCCGATGGACGACACTCCCCACTCCGGCAGCCGTTTCAGCAGCGCGGCCAGGCGGAGCGCCTCAGCTGTGGGCAATCCGGCCACGACTTCGTCCAGCAGGATGAGTTTGGGTCGCGTAGCCAGTGCCCGTGCGATCTCCAGGCGCTTCAGCATGGGTAGCGGCATGCCGAGGGCGGGCAGAAACATGACGTGATCCATGCCCAAAAACTGCAGCACGTTCTTTGATTCCTCGGCGGCCCTCGCCAGGGAGGAGGTGTGCTGAAACGCGCCCAGCATCACATTCTCCAGCACCGTCAAGTTGCGCAGGGGCTTCACGATCTGGAACGTACGCCCAATCCCCAGCCTCGCCGCACGATCCGGCGTGAGGCGCGAGATCTCCTGCCCTTGGAAACGGATGGAACCGCTGTCAGGATGAATGACTCCGGTGATCAGGTTGAAAAGCGTGGTCTTGCCTGCCCCGTTGGGCCCGACGATGAATGCCGTTTCAGCCTCGCCGATCGAGAAGGAAACGTTGTTCACGGCCAGCAATCCGCCAAACCGTTTCGAAACGTTCGTGATTTCCAGCAACGCCATTTCGAATTCCTACTCCGCCGGCACTCTCTCCGCTTCCTCCTTGGCGCCAGGCAACGGGCTCGCGGTCAACGGTACCGTTGGAGCTCTCTCGAACAAGTGCAACTTACGTGTAAGCGTTCCCACGATTCCCTCCGGCAGGAACAACACCACCAGGATCACCAGCGCTCCGTAAATCAGCAGATGTGCTTCCTGAAAGATGTTCTTGAACAGTTCAGCCGCGGTCTCGAGGATTCCCGATCCTATGATTGGCCCCAGCGCCGTTCCCGCCCCACCCAGCATGGCCACGATCGCGATCTCGGTCGAGATCTCCATGGCGATGACCTGGTCAGGCACGATGTATAAAAACAGGCTGGCGTACAGTGCGCCTCCAACCGCTGTAATCGCGGCACTGATCAGCAGCGCCAGGAGCTTGTAGCGTGGAGTATTGATTCCCACCGATAAAGCCGTATCCTCGTCTTCCCGGATCGCCATCAGGTAGTATCCGAAGCGCGACCGCTCCGTCCAGATGATGATGCCGAAGGCGATCATCGTCAGCGCCACCGCTGCATAATAAAAAGACCGGATGGTAGAGGTGGTGAACAACAGCGGCACCTGTACGCCCACGTCTCCGCCGGTCACGTTGGGAAGATTCTTGACCACCAGGCGCACGACTTCCGCAAAGGCGATGGTACACAGCGCGAAGTAAGGCCCGCGCAGACGAAAGGAGACGCTGCCAATCACCGCCGCCGAAATGAGCGCCAACACGACCGCGATTACCAATGCCAGCCAGGGAGTTACGCCCAGCTTAGCGAACAGGGCCAGGCCATAGGCTCCCACGCCGAAGTAGGCGGCGTGTCCGAGCGACAGTTGACCGGTGTAGCCTCCTACGATGTTCCATGCCAATCCAAGCGCAGCAAAAAGAAAAACGCGAAACAACACCTGCATCGCGTAATCGGTGCGGATGATCAAGGGAAGGAACAGCGCCACCACAAAGATGCCAATCGCGATCAGGATCTGCCAGCGCTTCATACTCGCTGGCTCCCGAAAATTCCGTTCGGCTTCAGTGAAAGCACCAGGATGAAAATCACAAAATCCACCGCCAGGGCCCACTCGTTGCCCCAGTAGAGGCTGGTCAGGCTCTCCACCACTCCGAGCACTAATCCTGCGAGCGCCGCGCCCTGGATCGATCCCATGCCCCCAAGCACGACCATGACAAATGACTTCAAGCGGAACTGATTGCCAACTTCTGGAAACAGATAGAACACCGGCAGCAGCAGCCCGCCGGCAATGCCGGCGGCCGCGGCGCCAATTCCAAACGTCACGCCCTGCACACGATTGACATTGATGCCCATCAGTGGCGCCGAATAGCGATTCTGTGCAATCGCCCGCGCTGCCCGCCCGAACATGGTGTGCATCACGAAGAAATAAAGTGCGAAGGCCAAAAGCAATGCCAGCGCAAACGAAACCAGCCAGGGAGCGTTCAACGAGATCTGCGGACCTAGCCGCACATTCTTGCTGAGCAGCGCAATGTTGATTTGGTGATAGTCAGCGCCAAAAATGAGTTGTACGGCATCAATCAGCACCAGCGAGAGACCCATGGTGAGCAGGATCACCATGAAGTCTACCTGGCCACGGATGGGACGCAGCAGACCGGCATAGGTCAGCCAGCCAAAAAGAAACAGGAACACACCAGCGCCGATGAAGCCCAGATAAGGATTCATCCCGGCAGACTGGAAGAGTACATACGTCACGTACATGCCCAGCATGAGGAAGGCGCCGTGTGTAAAGTTGACGATGCGCATCACTCCGAAGATCAGCGCCATGCCCATGGCGATCAGGCCATACAGCGCACCTGTCAGAATGCCGTTGAGAATGGCCTGCAGCAATGCGAAGAAGTTCACGGCTCGTCTCCACCGGCGTCCAGAAACTTTCTATTGTTATCCTGAGCGAGGACAGGGAATAACCATCCCCGTCCGAGAAGGACCTGTTGTTTCTCCGCTGAATTACAACTAAACCTCGGGTCGCCGCCGTCCCCCTACCGCTTCGACCACTCCGGCGTGGGAATGATGGGTTTGGTCTCTGCTGCATCCGGCGGCCACACCACTTTGTACTGCCCACCCTGAACCTGTGTCACCAGCACCGGGTGCGCGTTCTGTCCCTTGGCATCGAATTTCACTGGACCAAAAGGCGTGTCCGACAGGTTCAAGTTCTTCAGCGCATCGCGAATCGCCTGTGGCTGCGCCGATTTCGCCGCATCGATTGCCGCCGCCGCCGTCAGCAACGCCGCATAAGCTTCCATGCCGTGATACGCCGGATGCGAGCCCACAAGCTGCACGTATTTCTGATCAAACTCCGCCGAGCCCTTCCACTTCGCCGAGGGCAGCCACTGCGACACCGAATATGTGTACTCGGCGTATTTGCCTGCGCCTTTGTCCTGCGTGGGGAACTCCGCCGCAGCAAATCCCGTTCCCGCCGACGTGTAGTACTTCGGGTTCAGGCTCACCTGCTCCGCCTGGCGCATCAGCGTGCTGGCATCGAGCAAATAGGACGCAAAGTAGATGACGTCCGGTTGTTTCGCCTTCACGCGCTGTAGCAGTGACTTGTAATCGGGCGAGCTTGCCTGATACGCCTCTTCATCCAGCAGCTTGATCCAGTCCGCCTTTTCCACTGTTGACTTCATCGACTTGTCATTGGACTGCCCGAAATTCGTGTTCTCATAAACAATGGCCAGCGTCTTGGGCGCGCCGTTCTTCTGCAGGAAATCCAGCGTCGAGCGGGCAAACGAACCCGATCCGGCACAGATGCGGAAGATCCACGGCGAGCCCGTTTCCATTACGTTGTCCGCTACGGCCGTAGGAATGATCAGCGGCACATTCTTCTGCGTGACCACAGGCAGAATGGCGCGCGTGCTCTCACTCGAGTAAGCGCCCAGGATCACGGGCACGTGGTCCTGGTCCACCACCTTGGACACGCCTTGCACCGCCTGGTCGGGCTTACTCTGATCGTCGTAGTAATCCAGTTCCACCTGCTTGCCCAATATCCCGCCTTTGTCGTTGATCTCCTTCAATGCGATCGTGTAGCCATTTTTGTGCGCCTGACCAAAAGCCGCATTGCTGCCTGTCAATGAAGTGATCACGCCGATGCGGATCGTGTTTCCAGATTCCGTCCGGCCTCCGCCCTTGCATCCGGCGAAGAGGAGAATGCTCCCGAGTGCCAGCCCAAGGCATCCACGAATGGTGCGGTTCATGACTGCGCCTCCTCAATCAGCCCGCGTGATAAGCGCGGCGCATTGTAGTAATTGCTGATCGCCGCCGACAAGTGCCACCATGGATGATAATCAGCACGTGGAAACGGACGTCCCCCGTCCGTTCAGGTCGAGGCGCGACCTCGACAGATGTGTGCCAGGACCCAGGGCCGCGCGAATCGACCTGCGGCGACCTTCGGATGATTGGTCGACCACGTCAATCGACGCTGTGATTAGGGTCACTTCCAGGCGTGATTGGCGCACGGAGAGAATTAACTCACATAGGAACGTCGGGTAGGCCCACCCTCCCGCCCGCTCTTGGCGGAGGGTGGGATCACGCGTCCTATCCCTCCAGACTCGAGCGCAGCCTCGACATAAACTTCCCAAAGCCTCATGCCATATATTAAAGAGGCTCACCATGCTCGGCATTGCTGCCATCATGCTCCTTCTCTCCATCCTTCCGCCTCAAGACACTGCGAACGAATCCCTGGCCCTGGTCGGAGGGACCATCTACGCCAGTCCCACAGAAGAGCCCATACGCGACGGTGTAGTGCTCATCCAGGGAGAGAAGATTGCCGCGGTGGGCAGTAAAGCGGCGATGCCGATCCCCAAAGATGCTCGAGTAATCGATTGCTCAGGGCTCACGGTTACGGCAGGGTTCTGGAACAGTCACGTGCACTTCTTCGAAAGAAAGTGGGCGAATGTGGCGGAAATTCCTGCGCCCGAGCTCAAACGCCAACTCGAAGACATGCTCACGCGTTATGGGTTCACCAGCGTGTTCGACCTGGGGTCGATGTGGGAGAACACGCGCCGCGTCCGCAACCGCATCGAGTCAGGCGAAGTGCCGGGCCCGCGAATTCGCTCCACCGGAGAAGCCCTGGTTGCGCCGCACGCGGTTCCCTCAGACACAATCATCCGGATTCTCGGTTACATGACCTTTCCCGCTCCTGAGATCACCGACGCAGCTCAGGCTGGGGGAGCGGCGAGAAAGCTTCTCAATGAAGGTGTGGACGGAATCAAGGTGCACCTGCAGCCGCCTCCACCACCTAACCCGCCGTTTCCCGAGAGCGCAATTGCGGCCGCCGTAAACGAAGCCCATCTTGCCGGCAAGCCCGCCTTTGTTCATCCCAACAGCGGCGCGGATATTGTTACCGCGGTGCGCACTGGAGTGGACGTCATCGGGCACACCACTCCCCGCTCCGGCCCATGGGACGAAACCGTTCTGTCGGCGATGAAGGAACACCGAGTTGCTCTCACTCCCACACTTACGCTGTGGAAATACTTCGCGCGCCATGATCGCTTATCGACGCAGGAGCAATTGGTCAATACCGCGGTGGGCCAGTTGCGGGCCTGGGCTTCCTCGGGCGGGACAGTGCTTTTCGGCACCGATCTCGGTGCCGTCGGCTACGATCCCAGCGAGGAGTACGTATTGATGTCTCAGGCAGGAATGAGCTTTCGCCAGATTCTTGCATCCCTGACCACTGCACCTACCGAGCGCTTCGGAGATTCAAAACGCCTGGGACGAGTGGCCCCGGAGTTCCAGGCAGATCTGGTCGTTTTCAGGGGCGATCCATCTGCCGATATCCAAGCGCTGGCTGCAGTCGAGTACACAATGCGGGCGGGAAGGATTATCTATCGGGCGGGCCATTGAGTTTACAAAATGGAGCTCTTTCATTGCGTGCGAGCGCAGCCCGCCAGGGGCCTGCAATGGATTTCTGCAGTTTCGAGTCTTTACTGATTGCTGATTACTGAATGCCGATTGCTTGTTTTCCACCCCTTGACAACCCCTCCCTGGCGTATCAGAATCTCATTCCTGTAGGCGAATAAAAAGCGAAAGATAGGTAGCCGTCGCTTACCAGCCCTGTGCGTCGGCTGCTTCCTTTCCTCTCCAACCGATTCGCCCTTCCGAGGTTTGCCTATGAGCGCGGGCATCGCCGTCTCCATTTCCGAATATGTTCCTGACGAATACTGCCAGCTCCAGGAAGATATCGAGCCTGCCACTGTAATAACAAAGAAGCCGGCTCGCCGCCCTCAGCCCGTCGATTTTGAATCGGCGAATCCGCTGGCCACCCCCGGCGTAACTCCGGCCTCCCGAATGGAAATCCGCCCTCAGCCGGTGCTGGTTCCTTTCGGGATCTCCGCGCTCGACCGCCTCACAGGCGGTATTCCTCGCGGCGCTCTAACGGAAATTATTGGCCACGCCTCCAGCGGCCGCACCTCCCTCCTGCTTTCCTTGCTGGCCGCAATGACCCAGCGGCAGGAAGTCTGCGCCGTGGTCGATGTGAGCGACAATTTTGATCCTGCCTCCGCCCAGACAGCAGGATTGGATCTGCCGCGCCTGCTTTGGGTACGTTGCCGGAGCCATGTGTGGCGCGGACACTCTTGTCCGCGTGTTTCAGCGGGTTCTGAATCACACTCGGAGAAAATACTTACCCGCAATCGTTCTCGGCTGCACACCAAGCCCGAATTCCGCGCCCTCGACCAGGCATTGAAAGCCACCGATCTGTTATTACAAAGCGGCGGATTCGGCCTGATTGTTATGGATCTGGGCAGCGTTCCCGCGGAAATGGCGCGCCGCATTCCGCTGACCTCGTGGTTCCGTTTCCGCCGCGCGGTGGAGAAGACACCCACCATCCTGCTGGCCATCGAACGGGAATCCTGCGCCAAAACTTGTGCTTCACTGGTGTTGCATCTCGCGGCGCGGCATTCGGCTGCTAGCACGCAGCCCGAGCAGTCCTCAGAAACTGCGCATTCAGGACAATTGAATCCCAGCGAACCACCCTCGCATGGAACTCTGCTGCGCGGCTTGGAAATCAAAGCGGAAGTCTTGCGCGCACCCGATCTCAGCTTTCAACGCAAACCGGTGCGCTCCGTGCGCACGGAATTTGAATCCAGGACACCATGGACCATCGCCGGCTAGCTATTTGTTGCATTTGTCATCTTGAGCGAGGATCGGGCATACCAGTCCCGATCCGAGTCGAAAGACCTTGCGTTTATTTGTCATCACGAGACCGCCGTGCAGGTGAGGAATCTGCAGTTACTGCTTGAGGGTGCCCCATCCTAGCCTTCTTTGGGCTAGGGTGGGAGGTCGAGGCGCAGCCTCGACAGGTTAACAATCGATCACCATGTTCGCCTGCTTCTACATCCCGGATTTCCCCGTCGCCGCGGTGACGCGCACCGAACCCGATTTGCGCACGCAGCCGCTGGCCATCACCGAAGGCACCCCGCCGCTGGTCCGCGTGATCGCACTCAACGAGAAAGCGCGCGAGGCGGGAGTCGAAATCGGAATGACGGAGTCGCAGGCCGAAGACCTGCTGGCTCTCACTCTTGGAAAAATTCCCGAACTCTCCGCAACAAAATTGCACTGGGCCTCCCAGACTCCGGAAACCTGCTATCAGGTTCGTCGCCGGTCATTACAACAAGAGTCATCAGCACATGCTGCGCTGCTCGATTGCGCCTGTGCTTTCTCGCCGCGCGTGGAAGCCACCGCGTCAGACACAGTAATCGCCGATCTCGCCGGCCTCGAATCTCTCTTCGGACCACCGGCTAAGATCGCCCGCGATGCGGCCCAGAGCTGCTCGAATGCAGGGCTCGAGGTGAACGTGGGTGTGGCCTCCAATCCCGACGCCGCTATGCATGCGGCTCGCGGATTTTCCGGCATCACTCTGATCGCTGCAGGCGAAGAGGGCGAGCGTCTGGGCGCATTGCCGATTGAAATCCTGCTGATGCCAAACAATCCCGTGCTGCCGAACCCGGGCGTGGAGCCCGGAGACGTCAAGCCCGTAAAGGGTACTCACGCACGGACAAATAAAGATCGGACGGAGGAGAAAACCTCCCAGGAATTGCTGGACACCTTCGATCGCTGGGGCGTGCGCAATTTTCGCGCGCTGGCCATCCTGCCTGAAATCGCTCTTGTCGAGCGACTGGGAGAACGCGGTTTGCACCTGCAACGCTTGGCACGTGGCACTACTTCACGGCCGTTGGTTCCGGCAGAACTTCCGCTGCATTTCGAAGAATTTTGCGATCTGGAATATCCCATCGATCTGCTGGAGCCGCTGGCTTTCGTTCTCAGCCGTATGACGGAACAGCTCTGTGCCCGCCTGAGCGCACGCGCGCTGTCTACGCACCAGCTATCGCTCCGCCTGGAACTCGATCCGGATGTGACAATAGATCGCGAAGGCCTGCCAATCGAAGAACCCTCACCGGCGATAGTCACGTGGGAACAGACGTCCCCGTCCGTTCAGGCGGAACGGAGCTCCGCATCACAGCATAGTCCGGCACGTGAGTGCCGGGATCCCGGCGCATTAGAGTCCGAGTCCCGACAGGGACGGCACACTAACGTGCACCCAGATGAGCACAGCAACAAGGAAGCTTCTCTTCATCCCCCAAAATTCCACCACTGCCTGCTCCGTCTGCCTGTGCCCATGCTCGATGCCAAAGTCTTTCTGAAACTGCTGCAACTGGAATTGAAGTCGCACCCGCCGCAGGCTCCGGTATTGAAAATCTGGCTGACGGCCGAGCCAACCAAGCCGCGCACCGCGCAGCAAGGTCTCTTTCTCCCGCTGACGCCACCACCGGAAAAGCTGGAACTGACGCTGGCGCGTCTGGGAAGAATTTCTGGAGACATGGAGAACGTCGGATCTCCCGAGGTGCTCGACACGCATCGTCGCGATGCCTTCGTCATGCAGCGCTTCGCCCCTCCCGCCCCCGATTTTGAGAAGTGCGTCCAGACAAATACTTCTGAGCATCCTTTAGTTGCCATGCGGCTGTTCCGCCCGCCGATTCCGGCAAGCGTCGAGCAAAACGGCGGCAAGCCAATGCGGATTTCGATCCTGCCCGCGAATTCAAAGATGGTGCCATTACTCTCCGGCCCGCTGGCCTGGTGCGCCGGCCCCTGGTACAACTCCGGCGAATGGTGGAACCACGATCGCTGGGAGCGGGAAGAGTGGGATATCGCCGTAGCCAGCTCGCAACAGCACTCGAGCCAGCTCGCGCGGGTGCACGACATTGCGTTGTACCGCATTTACCGCGACCTGTTGAGCGGCCATTGGTTCGTGGAAGGCGAATATGACTAATAGGTGGAGCAGGCCTTTAGGCCTGCATGAAGAGCTGCAAAGGATCCGGGCTTTAGCCCCTGAGGGGACTTGATGCAATCAGACATAGCATTCTATGTACATTGAGCTTCACTCCCGTTCTGCTTTCAGCTTCCTCGAAGGCGCCAGCGTTCCCGAGGAACTGATACATGTCTGCGCCGCTCTCGGCATGCCGGCGATGGCCCTTCTCGACCGTGATGGCGTTTATGGTTCGCCGCGCTTCCACCTGGCAGCGAA contains:
- a CDS encoding ABC transporter ATP-binding protein; the protein is MSQPLLELDDVWAFYGDFQALFNISFKVYPAQIVTLIGANGAGKTTTLRVISGLVRLKHGELKFEGHSLARIPPHEIVELGISHVPEGRQLFPYMSVEENLILGGYVGRVRPKIKDLLEEQFSLFPRLKERRNQLAGTLSGGEQQMVAIARGLMSKPKLLLLDEPSLGLAPKIVEEVFEKIREVGQSGVTVLIVEQNVVDGLSVSDVGYVVENGAITMSGTSKELLGNEKVREAYLGL
- a CDS encoding ABC transporter ATP-binding protein, translated to MALLEITNVSKRFGGLLAVNNVSFSIGEAETAFIVGPNGAGKTTLFNLITGVIHPDSGSIRFQGQEISRLTPDRAARLGIGRTFQIVKPLRNLTVLENVMLGAFQHTSSLARAAEESKNVLQFLGMDHVMFLPALGMPLPMLKRLEIARALATRPKLILLDEVVAGLPTAEALRLAALLKRLPEWGVSSIGGVEHVMQVVMRAADRVVVLDHGTLIAEGKPQEVVRLPQVIEAYLGPKYKELGL
- a CDS encoding branched-chain amino acid ABC transporter permease: MKRWQILIAIGIFVVALFLPLIIRTDYAMQVLFRVFLFAALGLAWNIVGGYTGQLSLGHAAYFGVGAYGLALFAKLGVTPWLALVIAVVLALISAAVIGSVSFRLRGPYFALCTIAFAEVVRLVVKNLPNVTGGDVGVQVPLLFTTSTIRSFYYAAVALTMIAFGIIIWTERSRFGYYLMAIREDEDTALSVGINTPRYKLLALLISAAITAVGGALYASLFLYIVPDQVIAMEISTEIAIVAMLGGAGTALGPIIGSGILETAAELFKNIFQEAHLLIYGALVILVVLFLPEGIVGTLTRKLHLFERAPTVPLTASPLPGAKEEAERVPAE
- a CDS encoding branched-chain amino acid ABC transporter permease; its protein translation is MNFFALLQAILNGILTGALYGLIAMGMALIFGVMRIVNFTHGAFLMLGMYVTYVLFQSAGMNPYLGFIGAGVFLFLFGWLTYAGLLRPIRGQVDFMVILLTMGLSLVLIDAVQLIFGADYHQINIALLSKNVRLGPQISLNAPWLVSFALALLLAFALYFFVMHTMFGRAARAIAQNRYSAPLMGINVNRVQGVTFGIGAAAAGIAGGLLLPVFYLFPEVGNQFRLKSFVMVVLGGMGSIQGAALAGLVLGVVESLTSLYWGNEWALAVDFVIFILVLSLKPNGIFGSQRV
- a CDS encoding ABC transporter substrate-binding protein, coding for MNRTIRGCLGLALGSILLFAGCKGGGRTESGNTIRIGVITSLTGSNAAFGQAHKNGYTIALKEINDKGGILGKQVELDYYDDQSKPDQAVQGVSKVVDQDHVPVILGAYSSESTRAILPVVTQKNVPLIIPTAVADNVMETGSPWIFRICAGSGSFARSTLDFLQKNGAPKTLAIVYENTNFGQSNDKSMKSTVEKADWIKLLDEEAYQASSPDYKSLLQRVKAKQPDVIYFASYLLDASTLMRQAEQVSLNPKYYTSAGTGFAAAEFPTQDKGAGKYAEYTYSVSQWLPSAKWKGSAEFDQKYVQLVGSHPAYHGMEAYAALLTAAAAIDAAKSAQPQAIRDALKNLNLSDTPFGPVKFDAKGQNAHPVLVTQVQGGQYKVVWPPDAAETKPIIPTPEWSKR
- a CDS encoding amidohydrolase family protein; this translates as MLGIAAIMLLLSILPPQDTANESLALVGGTIYASPTEEPIRDGVVLIQGEKIAAVGSKAAMPIPKDARVIDCSGLTVTAGFWNSHVHFFERKWANVAEIPAPELKRQLEDMLTRYGFTSVFDLGSMWENTRRVRNRIESGEVPGPRIRSTGEALVAPHAVPSDTIIRILGYMTFPAPEITDAAQAGGAARKLLNEGVDGIKVHLQPPPPPNPPFPESAIAAAVNEAHLAGKPAFVHPNSGADIVTAVRTGVDVIGHTTPRSGPWDETVLSAMKEHRVALTPTLTLWKYFARHDRLSTQEQLVNTAVGQLRAWASSGGTVLFGTDLGAVGYDPSEEYVLMSQAGMSFRQILASLTTAPTERFGDSKRLGRVAPEFQADLVVFRGDPSADIQALAAVEYTMRAGRIIYRAGH
- a CDS encoding DNA polymerase Y family protein, with amino-acid sequence MFACFYIPDFPVAAVTRTEPDLRTQPLAITEGTPPLVRVIALNEKAREAGVEIGMTESQAEDLLALTLGKIPELSATKLHWASQTPETCYQVRRRSLQQESSAHAALLDCACAFSPRVEATASDTVIADLAGLESLFGPPAKIARDAAQSCSNAGLEVNVGVASNPDAAMHAARGFSGITLIAAGEEGERLGALPIEILLMPNNPVLPNPGVEPGDVKPVKGTHARTNKDRTEEKTSQELLDTFDRWGVRNFRALAILPEIALVERLGERGLHLQRLARGTTSRPLVPAELPLHFEEFCDLEYPIDLLEPLAFVLSRMTEQLCARLSARALSTHQLSLRLELDPDVTIDREGLPIEEPSPAIVTWEQTSPSVQAERSSASQHSPARECRDPGALESESRQGRHTNVHPDEHSNKEASLHPPKFHHCLLRLPVPMLDAKVFLKLLQLELKSHPPQAPVLKIWLTAEPTKPRTAQQGLFLPLTPPPEKLELTLARLGRISGDMENVGSPEVLDTHRRDAFVMQRFAPPAPDFEKCVQTNTSEHPLVAMRLFRPPIPASVEQNGGKPMRISILPANSKMVPLLSGPLAWCAGPWYNSGEWWNHDRWEREEWDIAVASSQQHSSQLARVHDIALYRIYRDLLSGHWFVEGEYD